In one Nicotiana tomentosiformis chromosome 6, ASM39032v3, whole genome shotgun sequence genomic region, the following are encoded:
- the LOC138894221 gene encoding uncharacterized protein, protein MYQQPNNPPPYLSQGKSSSNNEMGRIENMFKQMLERNANSDPQIAFHTTSIRNLEVQVGQISQALNTRPKGALPSDTVVNPKGGNHTGHAIAVTIRSGRGGDASTSDLKKIVNEDVMLQEDDKVQANDDNVNDEVRIDNNDNMEETQNDVNPSREHVIDIPETFMKDLVTKKRYMNCETIKMTHQVSAIVHSMAPKLEDPDAFTIPCTIGRADFAKALWDLGASINLMSYSVFKTLGIGQPRATSMRLQMEDRSMKRPLGIIDDVLVRVDRFILPADFVILDCEVDYEVPIILGIPFLATRKTLVDVKAGELTFRVGNEKVIFHVCKSMRQPNSNEVCSFVDLVTEVIVDDTNAMINVEDPLEVVLLNHEDDENEGLVECANVLQRMGYYLYGPHKLSLDLENRKTPPTKPSIEEPPILELKPLPSHLSYEFLDPSSILPIILSTCLTNMQVDSTLVVLQRRKKAIGWTLADIRGISPAFCMHKIILEDDAKPFVEHQRRLNEDMQEVVKKEIVKWLDTGVVHLISDSSWTSPVQCVPKKGGMTVVTNEKNELIPTRTITGWRWKEKIEVISKLPPPTSVKGVSIFLEHARFYRRFIKDFSKVVNPLCKLLEKDTKFVFNEDFMKAFELLKYKLTTTPIITVPNWNLPFELMCDASDVAVGDVLGQRVTKIFYPVYYARKTMNDAQVNYTVTEKELLAIVFAMEKFRPYLMGAKVIVHTDHATLRYLMTKKDSKARLMRWVLSASRVWP, encoded by the exons atgtatcaacaaccaaacaatcctCCTCCATATTTGTCTCAAGggaaaagttcttcaaacaatgagatggggcgaatagagaatatgttcaaacaaatgctGGAAAGGAATGCTAACTCTGATCCCCAAATAGCCTTCCATACTAcctctattcgcaacttggaagtacaagtgggtcaaatttctcaagcattgaatactcgccctaagggggcactaccaagtgatacggtagtaaacccgaagggaGGGAACCATACAGGCCATGCTATAGCAGTGACCATaagaagcggtagaggtggagatgcaagtacTTCTGATTTAAAGAAGATTGTGAATGAAGATGTTATGTTGCAAGAAGATGATAAGGTTCAAGCCAATGATGATaatgtgaatgatgaagtgaggatCGATAATAATGACAACATGGAGGAGactcaaaatgatgtgaacccgtctagggaacacgtgatagacataccggaaacg ttcatgaaggacttggtaactaagAAGAGATATATGAATTGTGAAACcatcaaaatgactcatcaagttagtgccattgtgcactcgatggctccaaagcttgaagatcccgatgcctttacaattccatgcaccattggtAGAGCCGATTTTGCAAAAGCCTTGTGGGATCTgggagcaagtattaatttgatgtcatattccgtgttcaagacactaggtattgggcaaccaagagctacttccatgagattacaaatggagGATCGGTCAATGAAAAGGCcgcttggtattattgatgatgttctagtccGGGTCGACAGGTTTATTTTGCCTGctgattttgtgattctcgactGCGAAGTCGACTATGAGGTACCTATAATTTTAGGGATACCTTTCCTAGCAACAAGGAAGACATTGGTGGATGTGAAAGCaggggagctcaccttccgagtgggcaatGAAAAAGTtatattccacgtgtgcaaatcaatgaggcaaccaaatagcaatgaagtttgctcttttgtggatcttgtgacggaggtgatagttgatgacacgaatgccatgatcaatgtggaagaccctttggaagtTGTATTGCTAAACCATGAGGATGATGAAAATGAAGGCTTGGTTGAATGTGCAAATGTGTTGCAAAGAATGGGATACTACTTATATGGGCCCCATAAACTTTCATTGGACTTGGAAAACcgaaagactccaccaacaaagccctcaatcgaggagccaccaataTTGGAGTTGAaacctttgccttcacacctcagctATGAATTCTTAGACCCTTCTTCCATATTACCTATTATTCTTTCTACTTGCCTAACTAACATGCAGGTAGACTCCACCCTTgtggtgcttcaaagaaggaaaaaggcaattggatggactttggctgacattcggggtataagccccgccttttgcatgcacaaaattatactagaggatgatgCCAAACCCTTCGTGGagcatcaaaggaggttgaacgaggaTATGCAAGAGGTTGTCAAGAAGGAAATTGTCAAGTGGCTTGATACAGGGGTTGTGCACCTAATTTcagatagttcatggacttcaccggtacaatgtgtgccaaagaaggggggtatgactgtggtcacaaatgagaaaaatgagttgatccccactcGTACTATCACCGGATGGAGG tggaaagaaaagattgaagttatttcaaaactccctcctcctacttccgTTAAGGGAGTTAGTATATTTCTTGAGCATGCGAGGTTCTACCGAAGGTTCattaaggatttctcaaaagtggtgaaccccttatgcaagctgctagaaaaggatacaaagtttgtgttcaatgaagattttatgaaagcttttgagcttctcaagtataaattgacaaccactcccatcatcaCTGTACCCAATTGgaacttaccatttgagctcatgtgcgatgctagtgacgttGCGGTAGGAGATGTTTTGGGGCAAAGGGTCACCAAGATATTTTATCCAGTCTATTATGCAAGAAAAAcgatgaatgatgcccaagtaaattatacggtgaccgagaaagagttattagccattgtcttcgccatggaaaagttcaggccatatctcatgggtgccaaagtgattgtgcacaccgatcacgcgACACTCCGTTACTTGATGACCAAGAAGGACTcaaaggctaggttgatgagatgggttctttcTGCTTCAAGAGTTTGGCCTTGA